Proteins from one Catenuloplanes atrovinosus genomic window:
- a CDS encoding TetR/AcrR family transcriptional regulator — MVSDISRTPTPAGRPRDPALERAILAATVEVVIESGFAAARLEEIARRAHTGKAAIYRRWRSKTELVIAAAESLLAEVVVPDEGSLRQDLLACARHYVSPNTRTALMLATVLAEATHTDELRATALESIGRPPTEALRTVIQRWALRGAVRSSAPVELIVSLIPAIAFHRVLLHHEGLNETIVVSMVDDVLMPALNPGHQ; from the coding sequence GTGGTCTCCGACATTTCTCGCACTCCCACACCGGCGGGGCGCCCGCGTGACCCCGCACTCGAACGCGCCATCCTGGCGGCCACGGTGGAGGTGGTCATCGAGAGCGGCTTCGCGGCCGCCAGGCTGGAGGAGATCGCCAGACGGGCACACACGGGCAAGGCCGCAATCTACCGGCGGTGGCGCAGCAAGACCGAGTTGGTCATCGCCGCCGCGGAAAGCCTGCTGGCCGAGGTCGTGGTGCCCGACGAGGGATCATTACGCCAGGACCTGCTGGCCTGCGCCCGGCACTACGTCTCGCCCAACACCCGGACCGCGCTGATGCTGGCGACAGTCCTGGCCGAGGCGACGCACACCGACGAGTTGCGGGCTACGGCACTTGAGTCGATCGGCCGACCGCCCACGGAGGCGCTACGCACGGTCATCCAGCGCTGGGCTCTCCGTGGCGCGGTCAGGTCCTCGGCACCGGTCGAGCTGATCGTGTCGCTCATACCCGCGATCGCGTTCCACCGCGTCTTGCTACACCACGAGGGACTCAACGAGACCATTGTGGTCTCGATGGTCGACGACGTACTCATGCCGGCCCTCAACCCCGGCCACCAATGA
- a CDS encoding SpoIIE family protein phosphatase → MFDQMPLMVIAMSGPDLRVVAATGAYRAYAGRTQMIGVPIREVFPESLGQQIWEIYDQVYATGEPASLREFRAQIDRPDLGQTVEIFVDFNVNPVLGPDGAVTGLVVDLADATSRVRERQAAAAAVEQAERRYAAARDVIHAMQRELLPAGVPVLPQVQVAASYLLADADTAAGGDWFDALALPDGRTALIVGDVVGHGLAASATMGQLRVLLSERLAATGDIVAAIGEVDRLAARTRGGYAATVCVVILDPATGEVCYCTAGHPPPLFIPRRGEARYLPPTGDGPLGVSTDRVTIGGAAAPRAVEVRVADDRLEVGDMLLLYTDGILERPGRTLAQSTVELARAAADAAAGRALPLHEPTAAERVCQQSLEMLVRVTGHNDDITLLAAQRTEPAAPFHTRVSADTRALNELRQQIAGWLTPLAVTDADLSAIQHGVTELATNALDHAYLDEPYPGPITVDATLTASGHLHLDVRDRGRWREPKPSADRGLGLTMASRFVDALRITPIADGTVATIEHPLSRPARLLTAEELASGVRPPQPEPANPFLILDQPSAPTPRIRIDGPIDAHTAPQVDDAIRTASATGTRDLTVDLTGVTHLASAGVSVLHQLTARSNANGRRLRLYAPPGSPADIVTTLVDLPHHTSDPDTTTGSPAHDADR, encoded by the coding sequence GTGTTCGACCAGATGCCGCTGATGGTGATCGCGATGAGCGGGCCGGACCTGCGGGTCGTGGCGGCGACGGGGGCGTACCGGGCGTACGCCGGGCGGACGCAGATGATCGGCGTACCGATCCGGGAGGTGTTTCCCGAGTCGCTGGGCCAGCAGATCTGGGAGATCTACGATCAGGTGTACGCGACCGGTGAACCGGCGTCGCTGCGGGAGTTCCGGGCGCAGATCGACCGGCCGGATCTTGGGCAGACGGTGGAGATCTTCGTCGACTTCAACGTGAACCCGGTCCTCGGCCCCGACGGCGCGGTGACCGGGCTGGTCGTCGATCTCGCCGACGCGACCTCCAGAGTCAGGGAACGGCAGGCGGCCGCCGCGGCCGTCGAGCAGGCGGAGCGGCGCTACGCCGCGGCCCGGGACGTCATCCATGCGATGCAGCGTGAGCTGCTGCCCGCCGGGGTGCCGGTGTTGCCGCAGGTCCAGGTGGCGGCCAGCTATCTGCTGGCCGATGCCGACACCGCCGCCGGCGGTGACTGGTTCGACGCTCTGGCGCTGCCTGACGGCCGGACCGCGCTGATCGTCGGCGACGTGGTCGGTCACGGCCTGGCCGCCTCGGCGACGATGGGGCAGCTGCGGGTGCTGCTCAGCGAGCGGCTGGCCGCCACCGGTGACATCGTCGCGGCGATCGGTGAGGTGGACCGGCTGGCGGCCCGGACCCGCGGCGGGTACGCCGCCACCGTCTGCGTCGTCATCCTCGACCCCGCCACCGGCGAGGTGTGTTACTGCACGGCCGGGCACCCGCCGCCGCTGTTCATCCCCCGTCGGGGCGAAGCCCGGTACCTGCCGCCGACCGGCGACGGACCCCTCGGCGTGTCCACCGATCGGGTGACGATCGGCGGCGCCGCAGCACCGCGGGCCGTCGAGGTGCGGGTGGCCGACGATCGCCTCGAGGTGGGCGACATGCTGCTGCTCTACACCGACGGCATCCTGGAACGGCCGGGCCGCACGCTCGCGCAGAGCACCGTCGAGCTGGCCCGGGCCGCGGCCGACGCCGCGGCCGGCCGGGCGCTGCCCCTGCACGAACCCACCGCCGCCGAACGGGTGTGCCAGCAGAGCCTCGAGATGCTGGTCCGGGTCACCGGCCACAACGACGACATCACCCTGCTCGCGGCGCAACGAACGGAACCGGCCGCCCCGTTCCACACCCGGGTCTCGGCCGACACGAGGGCCCTCAACGAGCTGCGGCAACAGATCGCCGGCTGGCTGACACCGCTGGCGGTCACCGACGCGGACCTGTCCGCGATCCAGCACGGCGTCACGGAATTGGCCACCAACGCTCTCGATCACGCCTATCTCGACGAGCCCTACCCAGGACCGATCACGGTGGACGCCACGCTCACCGCCTCCGGCCACCTCCACCTCGACGTCCGCGATCGGGGGCGATGGCGCGAACCGAAACCCTCCGCCGATCGCGGGCTCGGCCTCACCATGGCCAGCCGTTTCGTCGACGCCCTGCGGATCACTCCCATCGCCGACGGCACCGTAGCCACGATCGAGCATCCGCTGTCGCGGCCCGCCCGGCTGCTGACCGCCGAAGAACTCGCCTCCGGTGTGCGACCGCCCCAACCGGAGCCGGCCAACCCCTTCCTGATCCTCGACCAGCCGTCCGCGCCGACGCCCCGCATCCGCATCGACGGACCGATCGACGCCCACACCGCACCGCAGGTCGACGACGCCATCCGCACCGCCAGCGCCACCGGCACCCGCGACCTCACCGTCGACCTGACCGGCGTCACCCACCTGGCCAGCGCCGGCGTCTCCGTCCTGCACCAGCTCACCGCCCGCAGCAACGCCAACGGCCGAAGGCTGCGCCTCTACGCCCCACCCGGCAGCCCCGCCGACATCGTGACCACCCTGGTCGACCTGCCCCACCACACCAGCGACCCGGACACCACGACCGGATCACCCGCCCACGACGCCGACCGGTGA
- a CDS encoding TetR/AcrR family transcriptional regulator produces the protein MAPRVRLSAEARRAQIVDSAIEVIAADGFAAATFARIAARAGLSSTGLISYHFAERADLMRAVVASVFAKAFAFIRPRMDAESSPAAVLHEFIVASVEFYAAHPQAIVALTAVRGNLRRADGRPEFGPEIHEPELDQLQELMRAAQRAGQMSTFDTRVAAVSLRAALDGAALEMSRADRSDPIHYARELARLFAAATGQEVEPP, from the coding sequence ATGGCGCCGCGCGTCCGGCTGAGCGCGGAGGCTCGGCGGGCCCAGATCGTCGACAGCGCGATCGAGGTGATCGCCGCCGACGGCTTCGCCGCGGCGACGTTCGCGCGGATCGCCGCGCGGGCCGGCCTGTCGAGTACCGGGCTCATCTCGTACCACTTCGCGGAGCGGGCCGACCTCATGCGCGCGGTCGTGGCCTCGGTCTTCGCCAAGGCGTTCGCGTTCATCCGGCCGCGCATGGACGCCGAATCGTCGCCGGCGGCGGTCCTGCACGAGTTCATCGTGGCGAGCGTCGAGTTTTACGCCGCTCACCCGCAGGCCATCGTCGCGCTCACCGCGGTCCGCGGAAACCTGCGCCGGGCCGACGGCCGGCCCGAGTTCGGGCCGGAGATCCACGAACCGGAATTGGATCAGCTACAGGAGTTGATGCGCGCGGCGCAGCGCGCGGGACAGATGTCCACGTTTGACACCCGAGTGGCGGCGGTGAGCCTGCGCGCCGCGCTGGACGGCGCCGCACTGGAGATGTCCCGAGCGGACCGATCCGATCCCATCCACTACGCCCGTGAGCTCGCGCGGCTCTTCGCCGCCGCGACCGGCCAGGAGGTGGAACCACCGTGA
- a CDS encoding ABC transporter permease — translation MSDVAVDLATVLSSGIRLAAPLAFAACGEYVAERAGTLNVSVEAMMLGAAFGSIAVADLTGSATVGLLAGVSLGALVGSVHGALSHRWHVDTFVVGLVLNALVLGLTSYLVTVGDLGRHQVAQVSVPVLRDLPVLGAPLFVERWPVYLLLALVPLTWWLVERSRWGLELRAAGENPEAADMNGIRVNLRRRQALLWCGCLAGLGGAYLAVGEVGSFNQNMTAGRGYLVIAAVIFGGWRLGRTLAGCALFGLADALRLALPALGYTVNSQLLVSAPYLLALLAMLLFSTRRRRPGALAQPFRRLS, via the coding sequence ATGAGTGACGTCGCCGTGGATCTGGCGACCGTCCTGTCCAGCGGGATCCGGCTCGCCGCGCCGCTCGCCTTCGCGGCGTGCGGGGAGTACGTCGCCGAACGCGCGGGCACGCTGAACGTCTCCGTCGAGGCGATGATGCTCGGCGCGGCCTTCGGCTCGATCGCGGTCGCCGATCTCACCGGCAGCGCCACGGTCGGCCTGCTCGCCGGCGTGTCGCTCGGCGCGCTGGTGGGCTCGGTGCACGGCGCCCTGTCGCACCGCTGGCACGTCGACACCTTCGTCGTCGGCCTGGTGCTCAACGCACTCGTGCTCGGGCTGACAAGCTACCTGGTCACCGTCGGCGACCTGGGGCGGCATCAGGTCGCGCAGGTCAGCGTGCCGGTGCTGCGCGACCTGCCGGTGCTGGGCGCCCCGCTGTTCGTCGAACGCTGGCCGGTCTACCTGTTGCTCGCGCTGGTGCCGCTGACGTGGTGGCTGGTGGAGCGCAGCCGCTGGGGGCTGGAGCTGCGCGCCGCGGGCGAGAACCCGGAGGCGGCGGACATGAACGGGATCCGCGTCAACCTGCGGCGCCGGCAGGCGCTGCTGTGGTGTGGCTGCCTCGCCGGGCTCGGCGGCGCCTACCTCGCCGTGGGCGAGGTCGGTTCCTTCAACCAGAACATGACCGCGGGCCGTGGCTACCTCGTCATAGCCGCGGTCATCTTCGGCGGGTGGCGCCTCGGGCGTACCCTCGCCGGCTGCGCCCTCTTCGGTCTCGCCGACGCGCTGCGCCTGGCCCTGCCCGCGCTCGGGTACACGGTCAACTCGCAGCTGCTCGTCTCGGCGCCGTACCTGCTCGCCCTCCTCGCGATGCTGCTGTTCAGCACCCGGCGGCGCCGGCCCGGAGCCCTGGCGCAGCCGTTCCGGCGCCTCTCCTGA
- a CDS encoding ABC transporter permease → MTRTGPWWTAAIVAAALVLSGLLIAVTGGSPAAALRALVQGSVGDATAISQTLLYAAPLLLVAVGACCSARSGAFNIGQEGQVLVGALAGAAAGLRLAVPGPALLLVVLLAGALAAGAWAWLSALMNRLRGVDIAVSTLLMTFLAQQAVAFAVTTPWLLQESRWGAGAALPQSNKLPSGALLGSAGDHPGLQLNLGLVVALVVALLVAVALARTRWGFRLTMAGLNPVAARHAGISVAAVGGSALAVSGALAGLAGAMLLASPLSTNRLQPDISINIGWDGLLIALIARNQPLLTIPVAGLFAVLRAGGGFLAATGVPPYLVDVVKALLTLAFVAPAVIRRRPVIA, encoded by the coding sequence GTGACCCGTACCGGCCCGTGGTGGACCGCCGCGATCGTCGCCGCGGCACTGGTCCTCTCCGGCCTGCTCATCGCCGTCACCGGCGGCTCCCCCGCCGCAGCGCTGCGGGCGCTGGTCCAGGGCAGCGTCGGCGATGCGACGGCCATCAGCCAGACCCTGCTGTACGCCGCGCCGCTCCTGCTCGTCGCGGTCGGGGCCTGTTGCAGCGCGCGTTCCGGCGCGTTCAACATCGGTCAGGAGGGGCAGGTACTCGTAGGGGCACTCGCGGGCGCCGCCGCCGGGCTGCGCCTGGCCGTGCCCGGACCCGCCCTGCTGCTCGTCGTCCTGCTCGCCGGGGCGCTGGCCGCGGGGGCGTGGGCGTGGCTCAGCGCACTCATGAACCGGCTGCGCGGGGTGGACATCGCGGTGAGCACGCTGCTGATGACATTCCTCGCGCAGCAGGCCGTGGCGTTCGCGGTCACCACGCCCTGGCTGCTGCAGGAGTCGCGGTGGGGCGCGGGGGCCGCGCTGCCGCAGTCGAACAAGCTGCCCTCGGGCGCCCTGCTCGGCTCGGCCGGCGACCACCCCGGCCTGCAGCTGAACCTCGGGCTTGTGGTGGCCCTCGTCGTCGCGCTGCTGGTGGCGGTGGCCCTGGCCCGGACGCGGTGGGGATTCCGGCTGACGATGGCGGGACTCAATCCGGTCGCGGCGCGCCACGCCGGCATATCCGTCGCGGCCGTCGGCGGCAGCGCCCTGGCCGTCTCCGGGGCCCTCGCCGGCCTGGCCGGCGCCATGCTGCTCGCCAGCCCGCTGAGCACCAACCGGCTGCAGCCCGACATCTCGATCAACATCGGCTGGGACGGCCTGCTGATCGCGCTCATCGCCCGCAACCAGCCGCTGCTCACGATCCCGGTGGCCGGGCTGTTCGCGGTGCTGCGCGCCGGTGGCGGCTTCCTGGCCGCGACCGGTGTGCCACCGTACCTGGTGGACGTGGTCAAGGCGCTGCTGACCCTGGCGTTCGTCGCGCCCGCCGTCATCCGCCGCCGGCCGGTGATCGCATGA
- a CDS encoding ABC transporter ATP-binding protein, whose product MAPEPALRLRGITKRYGTVVACDDVDLTVARGEIHGLLGENGAGKSTLMRILLGLETRDSGTVERDGRAVTVTGPRQAAALGISMVHQHLSLVDPLTVWENVVLGLSGPVRRAAARAEVGAVAERYGLVIDPDARVGTLSAGERQRVELLKCLRRDPAVLIMDEPTSVLTRAESAELFTVLRRIVAAEHRAVVLISHKLTEITMATDRVTVMRAGRVVLRRATAATTEAELAREMVGREVTPGAAVGVLPHAITRAAPAAPARALRLAGLTVRPGLDDLSLTVHSGEVVGLYGAEGNGQKTLGDVLSGLAIPDAGTVEVAGAPVDLRRPGALPAAGLGIVPEDRHHAGVVLDLSVAENLVMTRLGDVSGRVFIDRRRLRRRARALADEYGITAASLDAPLRSLSGGNQQRVVLARELSGRPRVLIAAQPSRGLDVGAVEDLYARLRGCAGDGIAVLVISTELEEILALATRMAVIFRGRIVDELPTAGADAERLGLLIGGAA is encoded by the coding sequence TTGGCTCCTGAACCGGCTCTGCGGCTGCGTGGGATCACCAAGCGGTACGGCACGGTGGTGGCCTGCGACGACGTCGACCTGACCGTCGCACGCGGCGAGATCCACGGTCTGCTCGGTGAGAACGGCGCGGGCAAGTCGACCCTGATGCGCATCCTGCTCGGGCTCGAGACGCGGGACTCCGGCACCGTCGAGCGTGACGGTCGCGCCGTCACGGTCACGGGGCCGAGACAGGCGGCGGCTCTCGGCATCAGCATGGTGCATCAGCACCTCAGCCTCGTCGATCCGCTGACGGTGTGGGAGAACGTGGTGCTCGGCCTCTCCGGGCCGGTCCGGCGGGCGGCGGCGCGGGCCGAGGTGGGTGCCGTGGCGGAGCGCTACGGGCTCGTGATCGACCCGGACGCCCGCGTCGGCACGCTGTCGGCGGGCGAGCGGCAACGCGTGGAGCTGCTCAAGTGCCTGCGCCGCGACCCGGCCGTACTGATCATGGACGAACCCACCTCCGTGCTGACGCGGGCCGAGTCGGCCGAGTTGTTCACCGTGCTGCGCCGGATCGTCGCGGCCGAACATCGCGCCGTCGTCCTGATCAGCCACAAGCTCACAGAGATCACCATGGCGACCGACCGGGTGACCGTCATGCGCGCCGGGCGGGTCGTCCTGCGCCGGGCAACGGCCGCCACGACCGAGGCCGAACTCGCCCGGGAGATGGTGGGCCGAGAGGTGACGCCCGGCGCAGCGGTCGGCGTGCTCCCCCACGCCATCACCCGGGCGGCCCCGGCGGCGCCCGCGCGAGCGCTGCGGCTCGCCGGGCTGACCGTGCGGCCCGGCCTGGACGACCTGAGCCTCACCGTCCACTCCGGAGAGGTCGTCGGACTGTACGGCGCCGAAGGCAACGGTCAGAAGACGCTCGGCGACGTCCTCAGCGGACTCGCCATCCCGGACGCCGGCACGGTGGAGGTGGCCGGCGCCCCCGTCGACCTGCGCCGGCCGGGCGCGCTGCCCGCCGCCGGTCTCGGCATCGTGCCCGAGGACCGGCACCACGCCGGCGTCGTGCTCGACCTGAGCGTGGCGGAGAACCTCGTCATGACCCGGCTCGGCGACGTCAGCGGCCGCGTGTTCATCGACCGGCGGCGCCTGCGCCGGCGGGCGCGAGCGCTCGCCGACGAGTACGGCATCACCGCCGCCTCGCTGGACGCGCCGCTGCGCAGCCTCTCCGGCGGCAACCAGCAGCGGGTGGTGCTGGCACGGGAGCTCTCCGGCCGGCCCCGGGTGCTGATCGCCGCCCAACCCTCCCGCGGCCTCGACGTCGGCGCCGTCGAGGACCTGTACGCACGCCTACGCGGCTGCGCGGGCGACGGCATCGCCGTGCTGGTGATCTCCACGGAGCTGGAGGAGATCCTGGCGCTCGCCACGCGAATGGCCGTCATCTTCCGCGGGCGGATCGTGGATGAGCTGCCCACGGCGGGAGCCGACGCGGAACGGCTCGGCCTGCTCATCGGGGGCGCGGCGTGA
- a CDS encoding BMP family ABC transporter substrate-binding protein, with amino-acid sequence MRRALAAIAAGTVIAALAACVSNDETATPAPSAAPGGSTGTLLPGEPDVNGDGKVIIGVLSPGDINDNGYYESFVVKAEAFAQAQGWTVIKRGSVPVSEALTAARALCRQSADMVAIGASELKDAIPASEEAVCAKTAWYVPSSANVAQTPRIMLSSDDPQQSMLVAGYAAGLLMRARNTTKAGFVTGPEADFTKIASTAFLAGIRELVPGATLVTTYTGDFDDSGKAREATQAQLSQGVGAIYPYLGGATDVATALANSAGAITLTPGTDRCASTSPVFDVSVLFDPGDYFAAALELYAAGKLEMGVTKTWQLGVDPYPTVKLCKGTPEQNAQLAAFIAGIGNGTIDPAAEVRKLGS; translated from the coding sequence GTGAGGAGAGCACTGGCAGCCATCGCCGCCGGCACCGTGATCGCCGCGCTTGCCGCGTGCGTCAGCAACGACGAGACCGCGACCCCGGCGCCTTCCGCGGCGCCCGGCGGCAGCACCGGCACCCTGCTGCCCGGCGAACCGGACGTCAACGGTGACGGGAAGGTGATCATCGGGGTGCTCAGCCCCGGCGACATCAACGACAACGGCTACTACGAGAGTTTCGTGGTCAAGGCCGAGGCGTTCGCCCAGGCCCAGGGTTGGACGGTGATCAAACGGGGCAGCGTGCCGGTCTCCGAGGCGCTCACCGCCGCCCGGGCCCTGTGCCGGCAGAGCGCGGACATGGTGGCGATCGGCGCCAGCGAGCTGAAGGACGCCATCCCGGCGTCCGAGGAGGCCGTCTGCGCGAAGACCGCCTGGTACGTGCCGTCCTCCGCCAACGTCGCGCAAACCCCGAGGATCATGCTGTCCAGCGACGACCCGCAACAGTCGATGCTGGTCGCCGGGTACGCCGCGGGCCTGCTCATGCGGGCGCGGAACACCACCAAGGCGGGCTTCGTCACCGGCCCGGAGGCCGACTTCACGAAGATCGCCTCGACGGCGTTCCTGGCCGGTATCCGCGAGCTCGTCCCGGGCGCCACGCTCGTCACCACGTACACCGGCGACTTCGACGACTCCGGCAAGGCCCGGGAGGCGACGCAGGCGCAGCTCAGCCAGGGGGTCGGGGCGATCTACCCGTACCTGGGGGGCGCGACCGACGTCGCGACCGCGCTGGCCAACTCCGCCGGGGCGATCACGCTGACGCCCGGGACCGACCGCTGCGCCTCCACCAGCCCCGTCTTCGACGTGTCGGTGCTGTTCGACCCCGGCGACTATTTCGCCGCGGCGCTGGAGCTGTACGCCGCCGGCAAGCTGGAGATGGGCGTCACCAAGACGTGGCAGCTGGGCGTCGACCCGTACCCGACCGTGAAGCTCTGCAAGGGCACCCCCGAGCAGAACGCCCAGCTGGCGGCCTTCATCGCCGGCATCGGCAACGGCACCATCGACCCGGCGGCCGAGGTGCGGAAGCTTGGCTCCTGA
- a CDS encoding cytochrome P450, with protein MLSDLAESYDPHAENPYPFYAEARRREPVFYSPRVDAWLVTRFADVEAVLKDWTGFSSVNSLRPIRPLYPATLSVLAEGFPQRPDHVTSDGEAHRRLRLPYTRHLTAPGRVKGLEPGVRTRAESLVDGFAGAGAADLIARFAKPLPLLTATAMFGFAPDDVPTARDGSESLFRLGSADLTEAEEVAAARAVVAFQRLVARYAHRRRTVPNGDLISDVTAALADGDAPLTADQEAELVATITSTFGAGHITTADLIGSALRLLAGHPPQWELLCRRPELIAGAVEEVLRFEAPVPSMFRRATRAATIGGVEIPRGADVLVVFASANRDEERFPDAGRFDVTRKPARHFAFGAGVHTCAGAAAARVQARVALRVLTDRLPGLSVAAGETAPIRRSINVRGPLRLDVRW; from the coding sequence TTGCTCAGTGATCTCGCGGAGAGCTACGACCCGCACGCCGAGAATCCGTATCCGTTCTACGCCGAGGCGCGCCGCCGGGAGCCGGTGTTCTACTCGCCGCGGGTCGACGCCTGGCTGGTGACCCGGTTCGCCGATGTCGAGGCGGTGCTCAAGGACTGGACGGGTTTCTCGTCGGTCAACAGCCTGCGGCCCATCCGGCCGCTGTACCCGGCGACTCTGTCCGTGCTGGCCGAGGGGTTTCCGCAACGGCCGGACCATGTCACGTCCGACGGCGAGGCGCACCGCCGGCTGCGGTTGCCGTACACGAGGCATCTGACCGCGCCCGGCCGGGTCAAGGGCCTGGAGCCGGGCGTGCGGACGCGCGCCGAGTCCCTGGTGGACGGCTTCGCCGGGGCCGGTGCCGCCGATCTGATCGCGCGATTCGCGAAGCCGCTGCCGCTGCTGACGGCGACCGCGATGTTCGGGTTCGCGCCGGATGACGTGCCGACCGCGCGGGACGGCAGCGAGTCGTTGTTCCGGCTGGGCAGCGCCGACCTGACCGAGGCCGAGGAGGTGGCCGCCGCCCGGGCCGTCGTCGCGTTCCAGCGGCTCGTTGCCCGGTACGCGCATCGGCGGCGCACGGTGCCGAACGGGGACCTGATCAGTGACGTCACGGCCGCGCTGGCGGACGGCGACGCGCCCTTGACGGCGGATCAGGAGGCGGAGCTGGTCGCCACGATCACCAGTACCTTCGGCGCGGGGCACATCACCACCGCGGATCTGATCGGCAGCGCCCTGCGGCTGCTGGCCGGCCATCCGCCGCAGTGGGAGCTGCTGTGCCGCCGGCCGGAGCTGATCGCCGGGGCGGTCGAGGAGGTGCTGCGTTTCGAGGCGCCGGTCCCGTCCATGTTCCGCCGCGCCACCCGCGCCGCCACGATCGGCGGCGTGGAGATTCCGCGGGGGGCGGACGTGCTGGTGGTGTTCGCGTCCGCGAACCGGGACGAGGAGCGCTTTCCGGACGCCGGGCGCTTCGACGTGACCCGTAAGCCGGCACGGCACTTCGCGTTCGGGGCCGGGGTGCACACCTGCGCGGGCGCGGCGGCGGCCCGGGTCCAGGCGCGCGTGGCGCTGCGGGTGCTCACCGACCGGCTGCCGGGGTTGAGCGTGGCGGCGGGCGAGACGGCGCCGATCCGCCGCTCGATCAACGTGCGCGGGCCGCTCCGGCTCGATGTGCGCTGGTGA
- a CDS encoding LLM class flavin-dependent oxidoreductase — protein MSAAGKEFGVFLPIGNGGWMISRSAPHPEATYAYNRRVALDAEAIGLDFIMSMAKWKGFGGSTDHWGRTLESMTMMSALAEATSTVNIWATVHANVFHPALAAKMFTTLQDVSGGRAGMNIVNGSYAAEFAQMGLWDPALSHDERYRMTEEWLVAVTRLWTEDTVTMTGDFFTLRECESRPHPAVRPTLISAGRSEKGREFQARYADGAFLSADNLDQMRDYSRSVHDRAADFGRTVKTYSMLTVVLDETDAAAAAKAARYGEGLDKVALAGMRASWGIPPDVARDWAEGATGEEAFQTAYVTGRPETITERIAHIMTAAELDGLMLVFPDYHADLRPFGESVLPALRRSLA, from the coding sequence ATGAGCGCCGCGGGCAAAGAGTTCGGCGTCTTCCTCCCGATCGGCAACGGCGGCTGGATGATCTCCCGGTCGGCGCCGCATCCCGAGGCGACCTACGCCTACAACCGCCGGGTGGCGCTCGACGCCGAGGCGATCGGGCTCGACTTCATCATGTCGATGGCGAAGTGGAAGGGCTTCGGCGGCAGCACCGACCACTGGGGCCGCACGCTGGAGTCGATGACGATGATGTCGGCGCTGGCCGAGGCGACCAGCACGGTCAACATCTGGGCCACCGTGCACGCGAACGTCTTCCACCCCGCACTCGCGGCCAAGATGTTCACCACCCTGCAGGACGTCTCGGGCGGCCGGGCCGGGATGAACATCGTCAACGGCTCCTACGCCGCCGAGTTCGCCCAGATGGGCCTCTGGGATCCGGCGCTCTCGCACGACGAGCGCTACCGGATGACGGAGGAGTGGCTGGTCGCGGTGACCCGGCTGTGGACCGAGGACACGGTGACGATGACCGGAGACTTCTTCACCCTCCGGGAGTGCGAATCACGCCCGCATCCGGCGGTCCGGCCGACCCTGATCAGCGCCGGCCGGTCGGAGAAGGGCCGCGAGTTCCAGGCGCGGTACGCCGACGGCGCCTTCCTGAGCGCCGACAACCTCGACCAGATGCGCGACTACTCGCGCTCGGTCCACGACCGGGCCGCCGACTTCGGGCGCACGGTCAAGACCTACTCGATGCTCACGGTCGTCCTGGACGAGACCGACGCGGCCGCGGCCGCCAAGGCGGCCCGCTACGGCGAGGGCCTCGACAAGGTGGCCCTGGCCGGCATGCGCGCCTCGTGGGGCATCCCACCCGACGTGGCCCGCGACTGGGCCGAGGGCGCCACCGGGGAGGAAGCGTTCCAGACGGCCTACGTGACCGGTCGCCCGGAGACGATCACCGAGCGCATCGCGCACATCATGACGGCCGCCGAACTCGACGGCCTGATGCTGGTCTTCCCGGACTATCACGCCGACCTGCGCCCGTTCGGCGAGTCGGTCCTCCCCGCCCTCCGCCGCAGCCTCGCCTGA
- a CDS encoding SDR family oxidoreductase, producing the protein MRRPGPVAVDLERIPAGRWGRGSDLTGSAVFLSSAASDYVSGIVLPVDGGWLGR; encoded by the coding sequence GTGCGACGACCCGGTCCGGTCGCGGTCGATCTGGAGCGGATTCCGGCCGGCCGGTGGGGACGCGGCAGCGACCTCACCGGCAGCGCCGTCTTCCTGAGCTCCGCGGCCTCCGATTACGTCTCCGGCATCGTCCTGCCGGTGGACGGCGGCTGGCTGGGACGATGA